From Pan troglodytes isolate AG18354 chromosome 9, NHGRI_mPanTro3-v2.0_pri, whole genome shotgun sequence, the proteins below share one genomic window:
- the GAL gene encoding galanin peptides — MARGSALLLASLLLAAALSASAGLWSPAKEKRGWTLNSAGYLLGPHAVGNHRSFSDKNGLTSKRELRPEDDMKPGSFDRSIPENNIMRTIIEFLSFLHLKEAGALDRLLDLPAAASSEDIEQS, encoded by the exons ATGGCCCGAGGCAGCGCCCTCCTGCTCGCCTCCCTCCTTCTCGCCGCGGCCCTTTCTGCCTCTGCGGGGCTCTGGTCGCCG GCCAAGGAAAAACGAGGCTGGACCCTGAACAGCGCAGGCTACCTGCTGGGCCCAC ATGCCGTTGGCAACCACAGGTCTTTCAGCGACAAGAATGGCCTCACCAGCAAGCGGGAGCTGCGGCCCGAAGATGACATGAAACCAG GAAGCTTTGACAGGTCCATACCTGAGAACAATATCATGCGCACAATCATTGAGTTTCTGTCTTTCTTGCATCTCAAAG AGGCCGGTGCCCTCGACCGCCTCCTGGATCTCCCCGCCGCAGCCTCCTCAGAAGACATCGAGCAGTCCTGA